In Thermodesulforhabdus norvegica, a single window of DNA contains:
- a CDS encoding NADP-dependent isocitrate dehydrogenase codes for MKEKVCLRNPIVEMDGDEMTRILWKMVKETLIFPYIDISLEYYDLGIQHRDETDDKVTLDAAKAVEKHKVGVKCATITPNAERVKEYNLKREYKSPNATIRGYLDGTVFRTPIMVEKIPPAVRNWKKPITIARHAYGDVYRNAELRVPEPGTAELVFRSHSGRVETLKIADFDGPGVIQGIHNTDASIRSFARACFIFGLDRSLDVWFATKDTISKTYDARFKEIFEEEFETFRARFEEKGISYFYTLIDDAVARIIKSEGGVLWACKNYDGDVMSDMVASACGSLAMMTSVLVSPQGCFVYEAAHGTVQRHYYRYLKGEKTSTNPMALIFAWTGAIRKRGELDGVAEAVRFADALEQAACQTIEAGIMTGDLAAIAPPFPEKRSVDSETFLEAIKERLDKHF; via the coding sequence ATGAAGGAGAAGGTTTGCCTCAGAAACCCTATCGTTGAAATGGATGGCGACGAAATGACAAGAATACTGTGGAAAATGGTTAAAGAAACACTTATTTTCCCGTACATTGACATATCTCTTGAATACTATGATCTTGGAATACAGCATCGTGACGAAACGGATGACAAGGTTACTCTGGATGCAGCCAAAGCTGTTGAGAAACATAAAGTTGGTGTCAAATGCGCAACCATCACACCAAATGCTGAGAGAGTCAAAGAATACAACCTCAAAAGAGAATACAAAAGCCCCAACGCAACAATTAGGGGTTACCTAGATGGAACGGTTTTCAGAACGCCAATAATGGTTGAAAAAATACCGCCTGCAGTAAGGAATTGGAAAAAACCCATCACTATTGCCCGCCACGCATACGGAGATGTTTACCGTAACGCAGAACTCCGTGTACCCGAACCCGGTACTGCCGAACTGGTTTTTAGATCACATTCAGGACGGGTGGAAACCCTTAAGATAGCTGATTTTGACGGGCCGGGAGTTATACAGGGTATTCACAATACCGATGCTTCCATTCGCAGCTTTGCACGGGCCTGTTTTATTTTCGGGCTGGACAGAAGTCTAGATGTTTGGTTTGCTACTAAAGACACGATTTCCAAAACCTACGACGCTCGATTTAAAGAAATTTTCGAAGAAGAATTTGAAACTTTTCGGGCTCGGTTTGAAGAGAAAGGTATTTCCTACTTTTACACGCTTATCGATGATGCCGTCGCTCGCATAATAAAATCCGAAGGTGGGGTCCTCTGGGCCTGCAAGAATTACGACGGTGACGTGATGAGCGATATGGTGGCATCTGCCTGTGGCAGCCTGGCCATGATGACCTCAGTACTCGTTTCACCACAGGGCTGTTTTGTATATGAAGCAGCCCATGGCACGGTACAACGCCATTATTACAGATATCTCAAAGGCGAAAAAACATCCACAAATCCCATGGCCCTTATATTTGCATGGACAGGCGCCATTCGCAAAAGAGGAGAGTTGGACGGGGTAGCCGAAGCTGTCCGCTTTGCCGATGCGCTTGAACAAGCTGCATGCCAGACCATCGAAGCCGGAATCATGACAGGAGATCTGGCGGCCATTGCCCCACCTTTTCCCGAAAAACGAAGTGTCGATTCGGAAACATTTCTCGAAGCGA